GCCGTCACGGTGTTCTGTTGGTTGTCCATGGGCTTCCTAGCTATGATCAACGAGTTCTGGATAACCGTGGCGGAGTCACCGAAGATGAAGTCCACAGTGCCGGAGATGACGCAGTTGCGGTAGAACTGTCTGTGTGCCTGGACGTACAAGGTATCTTGGTACCCATCCATTCTACAGTTGAAGAAGGCCGACATATCGGATTGGACGCGGAGAGCCACGGCTTGGTGTCCCTCAGGACCAGCTGTGTTTTGGAAACCCATTGACTTGGCAATGAACCTTTCTCCTATCGCCGCTGCATGCACAAGATAGATAGTCACtcttatatatgcatgtgtttgatgaaagagttttgttgttgaattttttttttttttaatagtaataataagtCATTGGtatgatataaattaaatgtgaaataatatttgaattttttttagagaaaattattTGGTAATAGTTTTAAAAGGTGAGAGgatgaaagaagaagaggaagaggaaattCATCATTTCTCTTTGAAAATAGGTTCACCTTTTTTTAGAGAAGAGAAAATACCACAAAGTTGGTTTAATGAAAAATCTATATTATTATACACTTTTATTCTCAACATAATATTAAAGCCTTCCGAATATacttcttatttcaattaaatctCAATATAGTATCAAAGCATTCCGAATTcacttcttattttaattaaatattaaaataaaatttgaaatataaactaaataaataaattcattcgTTCATTCTTATTAAATCTCTAAGGACAAGTAACGATCTTGCTTGTCTCGATCTAAACTCAAATTGGTCTCATCTCTCAATTCACCTTGAATTTAATGGGACTATATATATtagatttatatttattaattgtaTGTCTCGCATTGGCATTATGTGTAACGATGAATTAGAAAATTAAAGTCATCAATAAATTGAACGAACCCAAAATTTTGATAAGGTATATATAGTGGAATTGAATCGAAAACTTACAGAAAGAGGCGGTCTTGAAGGTGGTGAAGCCACCGCTGTTGGACTTGCGGCCAGTGACGATGGTCTTTCTGGGTCCGTCGCCGAACATGAACACGTTCTTCTGATTCTTCTCCACGGTAATGTACTCGTTATAGACTCCACTCTTAATGTAGATAACATATCGGCCTCTGAGGTTAGTGGGGTAAGCGGCAAGCGCTGCGGCAATGGTCTTGAAGTTTCCACTGCCATCCTTGGCCACAATAGCGTTGGGTCTAACCCTGCCGCTGTCAACCATAGCCAAGAGCTTGCGGTCGGAGCCGGAGAACCATGTCGGGTACCCGTCCTGGCTAAGAAGCCGGCGACCGCTGGGCTTGATATTGAACTCTAAACCAAACGCCTTAAGGATATCGGCGAGCTCGGAAACGATAGCCAGAGCATTGCTGGTGAGTGAAGAGGCGTCTTGGAGATTCTGTTCCATGGCGGAACGGAATTCCGGTGCTTCAAACCCATCAAGGCATGTCTGCTGGTACGAGATGACAGCGCTCAACCAGTTCTTCAGATCGTCAGCCCGGTCATTGATGGTGTGCATGTCGCTGTCCCCCACCGTAGAGAACGAGGTCTGGAGCTCGTCGGTGGCGAAGTTTAACAAGTCCTTGCAATCCTCCGCTGCCATTTTCACTCTCGGGATGTTGGACGCGTTCTTCACGAGATTGTCAGAGAAGTTGGCTGACTTGGCAACTTCGTTGATGGTGGCTTGGATTGCCGCCTTGATGAATTCCTTAGGGTCTGTGCTTCCTTTGTCTGCCACGGGGCTAAGGCTCTTCTGGCAAGCCTCCTGGAAATCCGTCTTACTGCAAATGTCTTTGACCACCTTCATTTGTGGTGACAGGCTCTCGCCGGCGCGCTTGCTCGCATTGTGGTGAACTACAGCCACCACGGCAAGCGCCACACCAACAACAAGAATGACAGAAGTAACCGAAACAGCTACTTTGCCAATCATCTTcgaacttttcttcttcttct
Above is a genomic segment from Alnus glutinosa chromosome 12, dhAlnGlut1.1, whole genome shotgun sequence containing:
- the LOC133851457 gene encoding pectinesterase-like, which gives rise to MIGKVAVSVTSVILVVGVALAVVAVVHHNASKRAGESLSPQMKVVKDICSKTDFQEACQKSLSPVADKGSTDPKEFIKAAIQATINEVAKSANFSDNLVKNASNIPRVKMAAEDCKDLLNFATDELQTSFSTVGDSDMHTINDRADDLKNWLSAVISYQQTCLDGFEAPEFRSAMEQNLQDASSLTSNALAIVSELADILKAFGLEFNIKPSGRRLLSQDGYPTWFSGSDRKLLAMVDSGRVRPNAIVAKDGSGNFKTIAAALAAYPTNLRGRYVIYIKSGVYNEYITVEKNQKNVFMFGDGPRKTIVTGRKSNSGGFTTFKTASFSAIGERFIAKSMGFQNTAGPEGHQAVALRVQSDMSAFFNCRMDGYQDTLYVQAHRQFYRNCVISGTVDFIFGDSATVIQNSLIIARKPMDNQQNTVTAQGRADKRETTGLVIHNCRIVPEQKLFALRFKIPTYLGRPWKEYARTVIMETTLADFIQPGGYMPWAGNFALSTCSYFEYANRGPGARTVRRVRWQGVRVISRREALQFTAGPFIQGNLWLKGTGFPFLLGLRR